The Cyanobacterium stanieri LEGE 03274 nucleotide sequence TCAAGAATAAATGCCTGTTCCATACAACAGGAGTATATAATACCTGCTGATGCCCCCTACCCCAATTATCATGTTCAAGCTAAGGCACTAACTAAAGCTAGAAAGGAAAACCCTAGACTAGCTTCTGTAAATGCACAAGTACAGCAACAAGTCTTAAGAACTCTGGAGAGAGCTTTTATAGACCGTGAACGTAAAGGATTAGGGTATCCTCGTTTCAAAAACCATAGTCGGATGAGGTCATTTGTTTTTCCTCAAATGCTCAAAAATTGTATTAAAGGAAATCGAATTAAGCTGCCGCAATTAGGTTGGGTTAAATTTAGACAATCTCGCCCCATTCCCGATGGTTTCGTGGTAAAACAAGCTCGGATAGTTAGAAAAGCTACAGGGTATTTTGTGATACTGTCATTACAATCAGATGTGGATATTCCTCAAACAATACCTCATGGTCATCCCAAAGGGTTGGACATCGGCTTTATCTGCGCTGTGGTGACATCAGACAATGAATCCATCCCTAGACCTAGATTCTTAAATAAGTATTCACGGGAGTTGAAAAGACTACAAAGAATGCTGAAAAAGAAACAGAAAGGGTCTTGTGGATGGAAAAAGTTACAAAAACGTATTGCTCGGTTACACTTTAAGACTGCTTCCCATCGTAAAGATTACCATTTCAAACTCTCCCATCACTTGGTAAAGGATGCCGGGATGATATTTGTCGAGGATATAAATTTCCGAATGTGG carries:
- a CDS encoding RNA-guided endonuclease InsQ/TnpB family protein, whose translation is MLNLSYEYKLSLTKIQLEQTEHIFEVCRSVWNFALRERMDWSNSRKSRINACSIQQEYIIPADAPYPNYHVQAKALTKARKENPRLASVNAQVQQQVLRTLERAFIDRERKGLGYPRFKNHSRMRSFVFPQMLKNCIKGNRIKLPQLGWVKFRQSRPIPDGFVVKQARIVRKATGYFVILSLQSDVDIPQTIPHGHPKGLDIGFICAVVTSDNESIPRPRFLNKYSRELKRLQRMLKKKQKGSCGWKKLQKRIARLHFKTASHRKDYHFKLSHHLVKDAGMIFVEDINFRMWQRSFLSKSSADFGFGQFINILEWVSFRTDTYFCKVDNRYTSQECPECGARTGKKDLKERVHQCPECGYITGRDHASALVIRNRGLDLVAVGQPVQEKASGDGRSG